In one window of Paraburkholderia sp. BL10I2N1 DNA:
- a CDS encoding replication initiation protein, with protein sequence MAEDNSEDGKSRVTSRQMALALFEDMFDLGIPITEANREIGYQRNNFFTQIVNMGLPARRFLDAAYFIVAQEQEARDQYDVELNYFKWLMRYDSRNLKHLRTIAEEAQDAKIQVTDTPLDRNPNEDDLWVSVQLMGMVGFHRGRIRFDVHPRLVPHIRDPKKSHWLSLRISTAFTRSLARAIYDQVLPNVPDGRTEWIRLEDMRNWPGRMGANAAIFKYFKRDWLEPAVREINEVSDIELSYETRTESTTSKKIDRIRFLLKRKDTADAALASLADASHLYKILKDEFNLSTKQFSDISENREVWTDAHILQAVEYTRFKLNRGQVKKSPAGYLMRALRDNWKMSEAERKMVEVQSKLITEETEAKVAKSETQTSVARSMASRDEEARARMNEESRRGREHFNASDAKTRKELVRLWVASREGKLMLRRMKFEAPTVTEEEILANSELVWYLGQFVFGRVNSVREIA encoded by the coding sequence ATGGCGGAGGACAACTCGGAAGACGGCAAATCGAGGGTGACATCTCGGCAGATGGCACTCGCACTGTTCGAGGACATGTTCGACCTTGGCATCCCCATCACCGAGGCCAATCGTGAAATCGGTTACCAGCGCAACAACTTCTTCACCCAAATCGTCAACATGGGGCTGCCCGCGCGGCGTTTTCTTGACGCCGCGTATTTTATCGTCGCACAAGAACAGGAAGCACGGGACCAGTACGACGTCGAGTTGAACTACTTCAAGTGGCTGATGCGCTATGACAGTCGCAACCTCAAGCACTTGCGCACTATCGCGGAGGAAGCCCAGGACGCGAAAATCCAGGTCACCGATACACCGCTCGACCGGAACCCCAATGAAGACGACCTATGGGTCTCCGTCCAGCTGATGGGGATGGTGGGCTTTCACAGAGGACGCATTCGATTCGACGTGCATCCTCGCCTGGTGCCGCACATCCGCGACCCAAAGAAGTCCCACTGGCTGAGCCTGCGCATCTCGACGGCATTCACGCGCAGCCTGGCGCGCGCGATATATGACCAGGTACTACCGAATGTCCCGGACGGCCGAACCGAATGGATACGGCTTGAAGACATGCGAAACTGGCCCGGCAGGATGGGCGCGAACGCGGCCATCTTCAAATACTTCAAGCGCGACTGGCTCGAACCCGCCGTGCGCGAAATCAATGAGGTGTCGGACATCGAGTTGTCGTATGAGACCAGGACCGAGTCCACCACGTCGAAAAAAATTGACCGGATCAGGTTCCTGCTCAAACGCAAAGATACTGCCGACGCTGCCCTGGCCAGCCTGGCCGACGCTAGCCACCTGTACAAGATTCTCAAGGACGAATTCAACCTCTCGACCAAGCAATTCAGCGACATCTCCGAGAACCGCGAGGTCTGGACCGATGCACACATTCTGCAGGCTGTCGAATACACGCGATTTAAGCTCAATCGTGGACAGGTGAAAAAGAGTCCCGCTGGCTACCTGATGCGCGCCCTGCGCGATAACTGGAAGATGTCTGAAGCCGAGCGGAAGATGGTTGAGGTTCAGTCGAAGCTGATTACCGAAGAGACGGAAGCGAAGGTTGCAAAATCCGAGACCCAGACTTCAGTCGCGCGCAGCATGGCCTCGCGTGATGAAGAAGCACGTGCGCGCATGAACGAGGAGTCGCGTAGGGGCCGTGAACACTTCAACGCGTCCGACGCCAAAACCCGCAAAGAGCTGGTCCGCCTGTGGGTTGCGTCGAGAGAAGGCAAGCTCATGCTGCGACGGATGAAGTTCGAGGCCCCGACTGTGACAGAGGAGGAAATCCTCGCGAATTCGGAACTGGTTTGGTACCTGGGACAATTTGTGTTCGGACGCGTGAATTCGGTCCGGGAAATTGCCTGA
- a CDS encoding aldehyde dehydrogenase, with protein MLKSFQHYIDGEFSDAADRFESINPATGAAWATMPAASATDVDRAVKAADRALFSPEWAGLTASQRGKLLYRLADLVAANAQELAELETADTGKIIRETRSQIGYVAEYYRYYAGVADKIQGACLAVDKPDMDVTLRREPVGVVAGIVPWNSQLFLSAVKIGPALAAGCTIVIKASEEGPAPLLAFARLVHEAGFPAGVVNILTGFGGVCGRALTSHPLVAKIAFTGGPETARHIVRNSAENLAATSLELGGKSPVLVFDDASVESVSNAVIAGIFAATGQSCVAGSRLLVQRGIRERLLARLIEKAKAIRIGDPQDLATEMGPLATLRQRDHIEAVLAASLDAGATLLTGGGRPEGRGEGFFFEPTIVECPTANVPSVAQELFGPVLSVMSFDTEAEALKLANDTQYGLASGVFTRDLTRAHRMTRMLRAGIVWVNTYRAVSPIVPFGGYGLSGLGREGGLDAVLDYTRTKSVWIRTSDEPIADPFVMR; from the coding sequence ATGTTGAAGTCGTTTCAGCATTACATCGACGGTGAGTTCAGCGATGCCGCCGATCGCTTCGAGAGTATCAATCCGGCCACGGGCGCTGCGTGGGCAACCATGCCCGCCGCCAGTGCGACGGATGTGGACCGCGCCGTCAAGGCGGCGGACCGTGCGTTATTCTCGCCTGAATGGGCCGGGCTGACTGCAAGCCAGCGCGGCAAGCTGCTGTATCGGCTCGCAGATCTCGTCGCGGCAAACGCGCAGGAACTGGCTGAACTCGAAACGGCAGACACGGGCAAGATCATCCGCGAGACGCGCAGCCAGATAGGCTACGTGGCCGAGTACTACCGCTATTACGCGGGCGTGGCGGACAAGATTCAGGGTGCCTGCCTCGCGGTCGACAAGCCCGACATGGACGTCACATTGCGACGTGAGCCGGTGGGCGTGGTGGCGGGCATCGTACCGTGGAACTCGCAACTGTTCCTGTCGGCGGTGAAGATCGGACCGGCGCTCGCAGCGGGCTGCACCATCGTCATCAAGGCATCGGAGGAAGGGCCCGCGCCGCTGCTTGCCTTTGCCCGGTTGGTCCACGAGGCAGGCTTTCCGGCGGGCGTGGTGAACATCCTGACCGGTTTCGGCGGGGTCTGCGGCCGCGCGCTCACGAGCCATCCGCTTGTCGCGAAGATTGCGTTCACGGGTGGCCCGGAAACGGCGCGTCATATCGTGCGCAATTCGGCCGAGAACCTCGCGGCTACCTCGCTCGAACTGGGCGGCAAATCGCCCGTGCTCGTCTTCGACGATGCCAGCGTAGAGAGCGTCAGCAATGCCGTGATAGCAGGCATCTTTGCCGCGACGGGCCAGAGTTGCGTTGCCGGCTCCCGTCTGCTCGTACAGCGTGGTATTCGCGAGCGCCTGCTTGCCAGGCTCATCGAGAAGGCAAAGGCTATCAGGATCGGCGACCCGCAGGATCTGGCTACGGAAATGGGACCGCTCGCGACGCTCAGGCAGCGCGATCACATCGAAGCCGTGCTCGCCGCGAGTCTCGATGCTGGCGCGACGCTCTTGACCGGTGGCGGCCGTCCGGAAGGGCGTGGTGAAGGCTTTTTCTTTGAGCCGACGATCGTGGAGTGCCCCACGGCCAACGTGCCAAGCGTCGCGCAAGAGCTATTCGGGCCGGTGCTGAGCGTGATGTCCTTCGACACGGAAGCCGAAGCGCTGAAGCTAGCCAACGACACGCAATACGGTCTTGCCTCAGGTGTGTTCACACGCGATCTGACCCGAGCCCACCGGATGACGCGCATGCTTCGCGCCGGCATCGTCTGGGTCAACACCTACCGCGCTGTCTCGCCGATCGTCCCCTTCGGCGGATATGGGCTGAGCGGTCTGGGACGCGAAGGCGGGCTCGATGCGGTGCTCGACTACACGCGCACCAAATCCGTCTGGATCCGTACCTCCGACGAGCCAATCGCCGATCCGTTCGTCATGCGTTGA
- a CDS encoding LLM class flavin-dependent oxidoreductase, with protein sequence MKFSLFLHMERYESATPHRQLFDELTQLVQIAEKGGFETAWIGEHHAMEFTIAPNPFVNLSYLAARTDRIRLGTGTVIAPFWHPIRLAGEAGMVDVASNGRLDLGIARGAYSFEYERLLPGLDAFGAGARMRELVPALSQLFKGDYAHQGEFWSWPSTTPVPRPIQQPGPPLWLAARDPNSHEFAVRHGCNVQVTSLAAGDGEVVSLMERFNAACKANPDVPRPQIMMLMHTFVGADTAEVDAAVNDLSRFYCYFSKWFKNERPVTQGFIEPLTQADIDSFPQYAPEQIRKNLVIGRPSAVISRLKQYEELGFDQYSFWLDSNMSFERKRRSLKLFISDVMPAFAARG encoded by the coding sequence ATGAAATTCTCGTTGTTTCTGCACATGGAGCGGTACGAGTCCGCGACGCCGCACCGTCAACTCTTTGATGAACTCACGCAGCTTGTCCAGATTGCCGAAAAGGGTGGCTTCGAGACTGCCTGGATTGGCGAGCACCACGCGATGGAGTTCACGATCGCGCCGAATCCCTTCGTCAACCTTTCGTATCTCGCGGCCCGAACCGACAGGATTCGACTCGGCACGGGAACGGTGATCGCACCGTTCTGGCACCCCATCCGCCTCGCGGGTGAAGCCGGCATGGTCGATGTTGCGAGCAATGGGCGGCTTGACCTGGGTATCGCGCGCGGCGCGTACTCGTTCGAATACGAGCGCCTGTTGCCAGGCCTCGATGCGTTTGGCGCGGGAGCACGGATGCGCGAGCTTGTTCCGGCGTTGTCGCAGTTGTTCAAGGGCGACTACGCGCATCAGGGCGAATTCTGGTCGTGGCCCTCGACTACACCCGTACCTCGTCCCATCCAGCAACCTGGGCCGCCGCTCTGGCTTGCTGCGCGCGATCCGAACTCGCACGAGTTCGCGGTCCGGCATGGCTGCAATGTGCAGGTGACCTCGCTCGCAGCCGGCGACGGCGAAGTGGTGAGCCTGATGGAGCGTTTCAACGCGGCCTGCAAAGCAAACCCTGACGTGCCGCGTCCGCAGATCATGATGCTGATGCATACCTTCGTGGGCGCTGATACCGCCGAAGTCGATGCCGCTGTCAACGACCTTTCGCGCTTCTACTGCTATTTCAGCAAATGGTTCAAGAACGAGAGGCCTGTGACGCAGGGCTTTATTGAACCGCTTACGCAAGCCGATATCGATTCATTTCCGCAGTACGCCCCCGAGCAGATCCGCAAGAATCTCGTCATTGGCCGGCCGTCGGCCGTGATCAGCCGGCTTAAACAGTATGAGGAACTCGGCTTCGATCAATACAGTTTCTGGCTCGACAGCAACATGAGCTTTGAGCGCAAGCGCCGCTCGCTCAAGTTGTTTATCTCGGACGTGATGCCTGCGTTCGCTGCGCGTGGCTAA
- a CDS encoding efflux transporter outer membrane subunit, whose translation MMMTISRTTLATASLALLTSLTAGCMVGPDYHRPAVPMPATWKELPGWTEAEPAAEGPKGDWWTAFNDPLLNDLEPLVSVSNQTVRQDYANYQEALAEVRLARSALFPTIGVTGSVTRERLATSSSVSSSAGTFHTVNNAGSLEANASWAPDLWGEVRRNIESSSATAQASEATLANATLSEQIALANAVIDLRVTDANIDLLTHTVEAFRQALRVVSEQDRAGTVPPSDLVTAQTQLDTAQSSLIALGVARAQNAHAIAVLVGKNPEDLDLPHDPTLPTLPSIPVGVPSTLLQRRPDIATAERQMAAQNAAIGVAVAAYYPTISLSALDGFTQSPLSGLLHIANRVWSLGASASETIFDGGARNAQIAAAQAKYDGAVANYRGTVLTAFEGVENDLAGLRVLAQQADVLERAVRDATRGTEIALNEYQAGTVDYTTVSTAQTAQLSVQQTALNVQQQRLLDAASLIGDLGGGWSESELHDPLHPRRQEVSQ comes from the coding sequence ATGATGATGACGATTTCCCGCACCACGCTGGCCACCGCTTCGCTGGCGTTGCTTACCTCACTCACGGCCGGATGCATGGTTGGCCCCGACTATCACCGCCCAGCCGTGCCTATGCCCGCCACGTGGAAAGAACTGCCCGGCTGGACCGAGGCGGAGCCCGCCGCCGAGGGCCCGAAGGGCGACTGGTGGACTGCGTTCAACGACCCGCTGCTCAATGACCTCGAACCGCTGGTGTCGGTGTCGAACCAGACCGTGCGCCAGGACTACGCGAACTATCAGGAGGCGCTGGCCGAGGTGCGGCTCGCGCGCAGTGCGCTGTTTCCGACAATCGGCGTCACGGGTTCGGTGACCCGCGAGCGCCTGGCGACGAGTAGTTCGGTCAGCAGCAGTGCGGGCACCTTCCATACTGTCAACAACGCCGGTTCGCTCGAGGCCAATGCGAGTTGGGCGCCCGACCTGTGGGGAGAGGTGCGTCGCAACATTGAATCGAGTTCCGCCACCGCTCAGGCCAGTGAAGCGACGCTTGCCAATGCGACGTTGTCCGAGCAGATCGCGCTGGCGAACGCGGTCATCGATCTGCGGGTGACGGACGCGAACATTGACCTTCTGACCCACACCGTTGAGGCGTTCCGGCAGGCGCTGCGCGTCGTTTCCGAGCAGGACAGGGCCGGCACCGTGCCGCCGTCCGATCTTGTGACCGCGCAGACCCAGTTGGATACAGCGCAGTCGAGCCTGATCGCGCTTGGCGTCGCCCGCGCCCAGAATGCCCACGCGATCGCCGTACTGGTCGGCAAGAATCCCGAAGACCTGGACCTGCCACACGATCCGACGCTGCCGACGCTGCCGTCGATTCCGGTCGGGGTACCGTCGACGCTGCTGCAGCGCCGGCCAGACATTGCCACGGCCGAACGCCAGATGGCCGCGCAGAACGCCGCCATCGGCGTCGCTGTGGCGGCGTATTACCCGACGATTTCGCTGTCGGCGCTGGACGGCTTCACGCAATCGCCATTGTCGGGCCTGCTGCATATCGCCAATCGCGTCTGGTCTCTGGGCGCCTCGGCCAGCGAGACAATATTCGATGGTGGCGCGCGCAATGCACAGATTGCCGCAGCCCAGGCAAAGTACGACGGAGCCGTGGCCAACTATCGCGGCACCGTATTGACGGCCTTCGAGGGGGTGGAGAACGACCTCGCCGGCTTGCGCGTCCTGGCGCAGCAGGCCGATGTGCTGGAGCGCGCCGTACGCGACGCGACGCGCGGCACGGAGATCGCACTCAATGAATACCAGGCCGGCACTGTGGACTACACGACCGTCTCGACGGCGCAGACGGCTCAATTGTCCGTTCAGCAGACGGCATTGAATGTGCAGCAACAGCGGCTGCTTGACGCGGCATCGCTGATCGGCGACCTCGGGGGCGGCTGGTCCGAAAGCGAGCTTCACGATCCGCTGCATCCCAGGCGACAGGAGGTCTCGCAGTAG
- a CDS encoding NIPSNAP family protein, whose product MYYEVRTYKIKTGAVPAYLKLVEEEGIELQKRHLGELVGYFFSEIGPLNQIVHIWAYPGLDEREARRQRLAEDPAWQAFAPKIQALLETMESKIMKPAAFSPLK is encoded by the coding sequence ATGTATTACGAAGTCCGTACTTATAAGATCAAGACCGGCGCGGTCCCGGCGTACCTGAAACTGGTCGAGGAAGAAGGCATCGAGTTGCAGAAGCGTCATCTCGGCGAACTCGTCGGCTACTTCTTCTCGGAGATCGGACCGTTAAATCAGATCGTCCATATCTGGGCCTACCCCGGTCTGGATGAACGCGAGGCGCGCCGTCAGCGTCTCGCTGAAGATCCCGCGTGGCAGGCATTCGCGCCGAAGATCCAGGCGCTGCTGGAAACCATGGAAAGCAAGATCATGAAGCCCGCCGCGTTCTCACCACTCAAGTAA
- a CDS encoding ABC transporter permease → MSNALSTVAEPPVVASKASAGFRKARLFLPAVLLLVVFFLLPVISLLLRSVLEPTPGLQNYAQLFGSTTYLRVFGNTFFVASVVTAVTLVIGFPTAWVLAIAPRWIGRLVFAILLLSMWTNLLARTFAWMVLLQQTGPINRLLMWLGVIHEPLTLVNNLTGVTIGMTYIMLPFLVMPLHATLRAIDPTTLRAAAICGASRWQAFWRVLVPLAMPGIASGALMVFVMALGYFVTPALLGGPEYMMLAELIAQLVQQLLNWGLAGAAAFVLLLVTLSLYAVQLRFSGRAADTTGAH, encoded by the coding sequence ATGTCGAATGCTTTGAGTACCGTCGCGGAGCCTCCGGTGGTGGCATCGAAGGCGAGCGCCGGTTTCAGGAAGGCCCGGCTCTTTTTGCCAGCGGTGCTGCTGCTGGTGGTGTTCTTCCTGTTGCCGGTGATCTCGCTCCTTTTGCGCAGCGTACTGGAGCCCACGCCCGGGTTGCAGAACTATGCGCAGCTCTTCGGCTCGACGACCTATCTGCGCGTGTTCGGCAATACCTTCTTCGTGGCGTCGGTCGTGACGGCGGTGACGCTTGTCATCGGCTTTCCGACTGCATGGGTGCTCGCTATTGCACCACGCTGGATCGGCAGGCTGGTGTTCGCCATCCTGCTGCTGTCGATGTGGACCAATCTGCTTGCGCGCACCTTCGCCTGGATGGTGCTCCTGCAGCAGACCGGGCCGATCAACCGCCTGCTGATGTGGCTCGGTGTGATTCACGAACCGCTCACGCTGGTCAATAACCTGACCGGCGTGACGATCGGGATGACCTACATCATGCTGCCGTTCCTCGTGATGCCGCTGCATGCGACGTTGCGTGCCATCGATCCCACTACGCTGCGGGCGGCCGCCATCTGCGGTGCAAGCCGCTGGCAGGCATTCTGGCGGGTGCTGGTACCACTCGCCATGCCGGGTATCGCCAGTGGCGCGCTGATGGTGTTCGTGATGGCGCTCGGGTATTTCGTCACGCCCGCGCTGCTCGGCGGCCCTGAATACATGATGCTGGCTGAACTGATCGCGCAACTCGTGCAGCAGTTGTTGAACTGGGGGCTTGCCGGCGCCGCCGCGTTCGTCCTGCTGCTCGTCACGCTGTCGCTGTACGCCGTGCAGCTGCGTTTTTCGGGCCGTGCCGCGGATACTACAGGAGCCCACTGA
- a CDS encoding ABC transporter permease produces the protein MLLDFDRLGPLRWMLLGVGTAVSLFLLLPVLFIVALSFGNSQWLMFPPPGWTLQWYSELFSDPGWLDSLMTSLELGLVVMVLSVTLGLFASLALTRGNFRGRALLKAFFLTPMVLPVVVLAVALYGFFLRIGLTGTLVGFVIGHLIIALPFSIIAISNSLEGFDTSLEDAALICGAGPFEVKWRVTLPAIRLGLFAAAIFSFLASWDEVVVSIFMSSPLLQTLPVRIWSTLRQDLTPVIAAASSLLVGLTVVLMLLGLVLKRDKS, from the coding sequence ATGCTGCTCGATTTCGATCGTCTCGGACCCTTGCGCTGGATGTTGCTTGGCGTAGGCACGGCGGTGTCGCTGTTCCTGCTGCTGCCGGTGCTATTCATCGTCGCGCTCTCGTTCGGCAATTCCCAGTGGCTCATGTTTCCGCCGCCAGGCTGGACGCTGCAGTGGTATAGCGAGCTGTTTTCCGACCCGGGCTGGCTCGATTCGCTGATGACGAGCCTCGAACTCGGACTCGTCGTGATGGTGCTCTCGGTCACGCTTGGCCTCTTTGCATCGCTCGCGTTGACGCGCGGCAATTTTCGCGGCCGCGCGCTGCTCAAAGCGTTTTTTCTTACGCCGATGGTGCTGCCTGTCGTCGTGCTCGCCGTGGCCTTGTACGGGTTTTTCCTGCGTATTGGGTTGACCGGGACCCTGGTCGGCTTCGTAATCGGGCATCTCATCATCGCGTTGCCATTCTCGATCATCGCAATCAGCAATTCGCTGGAGGGGTTCGATACGTCGCTGGAAGATGCCGCGCTGATCTGCGGCGCTGGCCCGTTCGAAGTGAAATGGCGAGTCACGTTGCCGGCCATCCGTCTGGGGCTGTTCGCCGCTGCGATCTTCTCGTTTCTGGCTTCGTGGGACGAGGTGGTGGTCTCGATCTTCATGTCGAGCCCGTTGCTGCAGACGCTGCCTGTGCGAATCTGGAGTACGTTGCGGCAAGACCTGACGCCAGTCATCGCGGCCGCCTCGTCGCTGCTGGTCGGACTGACTGTCGTGCTGATGTTGCTGGGACTTGTTCTCAAGAGGGATAAATCGTGA
- a CDS encoding ABC transporter substrate-binding protein — protein sequence MKQALPLRALARAVTITVAVLVTAPVFAQNAPIVFASWGGTTQSAQQKEWAQPFTQSSGIQVLMDGPTDYGKLKAMVDSGNVQWDVVDVEGDFAYAALRDGLVEPIDYSVVNKSQLDPRFMSPGAVGSFYYSFVLGYNKASFKNGGPASYADLFDTKRFPGKRTFYKWSAPGVLEVALLADGVAPDKLYPLDLDRAFKKLDTIKSQIVWWSGGAQSQQLLASGEAPIGVFWNGRLHALQQTGVDVGISWSQNLTAADMLVVPKGSKHKAEAMKFLATATGAQAQANFAAQTGYAPVNLRSAALLPADVAKTQPDQYKATQINLDMKYWADHRDEIAKRWYAWQSK from the coding sequence ATGAAGCAAGCGCTACCCTTGCGCGCCCTCGCGCGCGCAGTGACCATCACCGTAGCCGTTCTGGTTACCGCGCCGGTGTTCGCGCAGAACGCGCCGATCGTGTTTGCCAGCTGGGGCGGTACAACCCAGTCGGCCCAGCAGAAAGAGTGGGCTCAACCGTTCACGCAGAGTTCGGGCATCCAGGTGCTGATGGACGGCCCGACCGATTACGGCAAGCTCAAGGCCATGGTCGATAGCGGCAACGTGCAATGGGACGTGGTCGACGTCGAAGGTGATTTCGCTTACGCCGCACTGCGCGACGGGCTGGTCGAGCCGATCGATTATTCGGTCGTGAACAAGAGTCAGCTTGATCCGCGCTTCATGTCGCCGGGCGCAGTGGGCAGTTTCTATTATTCGTTCGTGCTGGGCTACAACAAGGCTTCGTTCAAGAACGGCGGCCCTGCCAGTTACGCCGATCTCTTCGACACGAAGCGCTTTCCCGGCAAACGCACGTTCTACAAGTGGTCTGCGCCGGGTGTGCTGGAAGTCGCGCTGCTCGCCGACGGCGTCGCCCCCGACAAGCTCTATCCGCTCGACCTCGATCGCGCCTTCAAAAAGCTCGACACGATCAAGAGCCAGATCGTCTGGTGGAGCGGCGGCGCGCAGTCGCAACAGCTGCTGGCTTCGGGCGAAGCTCCGATCGGTGTGTTCTGGAATGGCCGGCTCCATGCGTTGCAGCAAACCGGCGTCGACGTCGGCATATCGTGGAGCCAGAATCTGACCGCCGCCGACATGCTGGTTGTGCCGAAGGGTTCCAAACACAAGGCCGAGGCGATGAAGTTTCTCGCCACCGCGACCGGTGCTCAGGCGCAGGCCAACTTTGCCGCCCAGACGGGCTACGCGCCGGTCAATCTGAGGTCGGCTGCGCTGCTGCCTGCCGATGTCGCGAAGACCCAGCCGGACCAGTACAAGGCGACGCAGATCAATCTCGACATGAAGTACTGGGCCGATCATCGCGACGAGATCGCGAAGCGCTGGTATGCGTGGCAGTCGAAATAA
- a CDS encoding AAA family ATPase produces MVKTSQLPAVDRTVPLEQISQFAEKVSIFTDELRDTILAPRPRKAPPVFKTGEIAEMCNISHSQVQYLATKSDGALPSGIAAGTGRTRTFTLEDARIWVQKVSDIYQTPLVTGTREPEGKIVITAQLKGGSAKTTTTMCLAQGLTLRGRKVLVVDLDPQASLSELCGLYAEKDVTPEDTVLPYIYDQEVEGGLEERVQSTYWDGLDVIPAHTELIGAEFHLPAMQKMRPGFRFWTVLRQGLEPLRKRYDYILMDTSPSLSYLNLNALLAADAMVMPMVPENLDFISSLSFWRLFSDVSKSFIKYEQDKKYDFISLMLSKVDYGRTSSAPIVRAWAQSAYENWLHSIEVPASSVMSTGALAFSTVFDVSSTHTAAKSLQRVKQPLVDYCRWLDEIYAEKWRNAQ; encoded by the coding sequence ATGGTGAAAACAAGCCAACTTCCTGCTGTAGACCGAACTGTTCCACTTGAGCAAATTAGCCAGTTTGCTGAAAAGGTCTCAATTTTCACAGATGAGCTTCGTGACACCATTCTTGCACCCCGGCCACGGAAGGCGCCGCCTGTGTTCAAGACAGGGGAGATTGCGGAGATGTGCAACATTTCTCACTCGCAGGTGCAATACCTCGCCACTAAGAGCGATGGTGCGTTGCCGTCGGGAATCGCCGCAGGGACCGGCCGCACTCGCACCTTCACGCTGGAAGATGCGCGCATCTGGGTTCAGAAAGTATCTGACATTTATCAAACCCCTCTCGTCACCGGTACACGCGAGCCGGAGGGGAAAATCGTCATAACAGCCCAACTGAAGGGCGGGTCGGCGAAAACCACCACCACCATGTGCCTTGCCCAAGGGCTTACGTTGCGCGGCCGCAAAGTACTGGTGGTCGACCTTGACCCGCAGGCATCGCTTTCGGAATTGTGCGGCTTGTACGCAGAAAAAGATGTGACCCCGGAGGACACCGTGCTCCCGTACATATATGACCAGGAGGTCGAGGGCGGCCTGGAGGAAAGGGTTCAGTCGACGTACTGGGACGGCCTTGACGTGATTCCGGCACACACTGAATTGATTGGTGCCGAGTTCCATCTGCCTGCCATGCAGAAGATGAGGCCAGGGTTTCGGTTCTGGACGGTGCTACGTCAAGGTCTCGAGCCGCTACGCAAGCGCTACGACTACATCTTGATGGATACGTCGCCGTCCCTGTCTTACCTCAACCTGAATGCTCTGCTGGCGGCAGATGCGATGGTCATGCCGATGGTTCCTGAGAATCTGGACTTCATAAGCTCACTGTCGTTCTGGAGACTGTTTTCGGATGTGTCCAAGAGTTTCATCAAGTACGAGCAGGACAAGAAATACGACTTTATCTCGCTGATGCTTTCGAAGGTCGATTATGGCCGCACCTCGTCCGCGCCTATCGTTCGCGCATGGGCACAAAGCGCCTATGAGAATTGGCTGCATTCGATTGAAGTGCCGGCGAGTTCCGTAATGAGCACAGGAGCACTGGCATTCTCAACTGTTTTCGACGTCAGCAGTACACACACCGCTGCCAAGTCGTTGCAACGCGTAAAGCAGCCGCTTGTCGACTACTGCCGATGGTTGGATGAAATCTATGCAGAAAAATGGAGGAACGCGCAATGA
- a CDS encoding ParB/RepB/Spo0J family partition protein, translated as MSNMREQLLAKTAGIRATSSIKEDEVKRSNRTQTAPGLAGALAVAQLRVQELESTGAASQLSVSDMVPNPWQPRRIFNEAKLSELAESIREVGLMQPIVVRRSEDIYQIVAGERRWRAHKMVGLDTIKAVVVECSDEDMAVLALVENISRDDLSDYEVALSIRQTEKEFPDRKRMAEALGMSRTGLYQFLSFEKLPDFVQKDLDLHPRLLGGNAADSIVAAIRKHGEAGLDAAREIWPLVVAGNMDQGKVASAIKALATRRVTTNSASERSIDKFFAGKEHAGSITKDVNSFTLKIKAGVLTEAQETQIRELMSQMFRPQPN; from the coding sequence ATGAGCAACATGCGTGAACAGTTGCTGGCTAAGACGGCCGGAATCCGGGCGACTTCTTCGATCAAGGAAGATGAGGTTAAACGCAGCAACCGAACGCAGACGGCACCTGGTCTCGCGGGCGCGTTGGCGGTAGCGCAACTCCGGGTGCAGGAACTGGAGTCAACTGGCGCGGCGTCGCAATTGTCGGTGTCCGACATGGTGCCCAACCCCTGGCAGCCTCGGAGAATATTCAACGAGGCGAAGCTGTCGGAGCTGGCCGAGTCTATTCGTGAAGTCGGACTGATGCAGCCGATCGTCGTCCGCCGCTCCGAGGATATCTATCAGATTGTGGCGGGCGAACGTCGGTGGCGCGCGCACAAGATGGTCGGACTCGACACCATCAAGGCTGTGGTTGTGGAGTGCTCCGACGAGGACATGGCTGTGCTGGCCCTGGTCGAAAATATCAGTCGCGACGACTTGTCCGACTATGAAGTCGCCTTGTCTATCCGGCAGACAGAAAAGGAATTTCCGGACCGCAAACGGATGGCTGAGGCGCTCGGCATGTCCAGAACCGGGCTGTACCAGTTTCTCTCGTTCGAAAAACTGCCTGACTTCGTCCAGAAAGACCTCGATCTGCACCCGCGCCTGCTTGGCGGGAACGCAGCAGATTCTATCGTTGCTGCTATCCGAAAACATGGCGAGGCAGGTCTTGATGCAGCCAGGGAAATCTGGCCGCTCGTCGTTGCGGGCAACATGGACCAAGGGAAGGTAGCCTCTGCTATTAAGGCGCTGGCGACACGTCGCGTTACGACGAACTCAGCAAGCGAGCGCAGCATCGACAAGTTTTTCGCGGGCAAAGAGCATGCGGGCTCCATCACGAAGGATGTCAACAGCTTTACCTTGAAAATCAAGGCGGGTGTGCTGACTGAAGCACAGGAGACGCAGATTCGGGAGCTAATGAGCCAGATGTTCCGCCCGCAGCCAAACTGA